GAAAATATGTTGATAATGATAATTTTAAGGGAGATGGAGGAGAAgtgaaaattgtttttaaattttaaaaatggaaatTACTTTACTAAGTTATTTACACGTGCACAAGCTGTAAACCGTGTGAATAAATGATATTACTTTATAGGGGCAAAAACATGAATGACTCATCAGCTCTCATTTAATCGTGGAGATGACTATAgctaaataaaataaacaaaaatagaGTTTCTATAATCTCTTTTCAAAATTGCTCCCTTTACATTGAATCAAATCATTCAATGTATAAACCTAGTGTATTTGATAACTTCTCCATCGATTCTCTTATCCCTACTCGACATATTCCTCAATGTCCCTCACCGAACGTGATCATATAATAATCCAGGAATTGCACCGAGGTATGCGGATTGGCTCGTGCATACTATATGGATTCAACTTCAGTATAATTCGAATCAATCAACATTAGTTGAAGCAATGAAAATTCTTCCGATTGTATAGTCGAGTACGTCTGCATCATTGTTGCCGACCATGGCATCCCCTGAGCTGTGGGCGCATTCTAAACCCCTCTCTTGCTAGTGGACCCCCTCACAGAACTCTTCGTAAAATAATGTGAGCTCCTCTTTAAGAGGGTCATTCTAGGACTCGAAAAAGTGCTACTACCTTTAGAAGTAGGACTAGACATTTTCAAAAGAAATAGATTTTTATATGATGCATAATGTGTAAATAATTTAATCATTTTAATCATGAAAATATCCTCATTAATTAAAAGTTAgactaaaatatttttatgagaaaaatattcttatattttaaaagtaagataaaaatatttttaaaagaaatgaaatttaaccaaaattggataaaaaaaataaatatatatgtgttgATTGTGCTTTGGTTAAGTTAAATGTTTGAACcttaaaaaaatgttttttagctaaaaaataaaatatggcaGTAGAATAAATACTAAATTTTATCATACTTAAAAGCACGAATAATGTATTATTTTGCAAACAAAAGATATTATTATCCTTTAGAATAAGacaaataatttcttaaaaaataaatttaagaaaaattagacaaatttacattttaatttttattttataaaaataaatttaattaaaaactaaaatatatataGTGGTATTATAAACACTAAATAAAATGGGTATATCAAAATAAAATAGGTAAATTTCTCTTATGTCTTGCGAAGTTATTATAAAGTATCTAACATagtttagataaataataatataatttttgaaaaataattttcttttaagtCAAGTAGGGGAGGGAAATATTCATACACTTACAATACACATTGGTACGACTAAATCGGAGGAGCGAAGAGAGCCACAACAAGCACATCacatctaaaaaataaaatttgaaaataaaaatgtaggCCTCGGAGCACCcactaaaatatatttttaatttatttgaaatttaaagaaCTCATTATTTGATCATTAAGTAAACATAAAAAAgaataatgataaatattttaagagtgaaattataatttagtAATTATAATAGATTTATTGATATTTTCACTAAAAGATTATAAACTgacattttttagaaaatttaaaaacaaaaatttatatgtatttgtttttaatatttttgccTACCCATAATATATAAACATTGCACTACAATATTTCAAGTAATTTTAATTAGAGTATTTATATAatatcatatcttatcatatatttaaagattttttttttggtcctAACATGCATTTTTGCTATAAGTTTTACAGCGATGTTGTTCAAACTAGTATTAAGGTTGACCCATGCTCACATGTAGGGGTGAGTATAATTCggttttaaccgaattaactaACCAAATTCGGTCTGTTCGATTCGattaattttaatttggtttAGTTCAATTTTATAATTTGGTAAATTCAGTTATTCAGTTTGCGGTTCGATTATGGAGAAAGTGAATTTCAATCAACTGATTTAACcgaattatgtaattaattaataattaaatataaattatataatttagggTTCCCACAattctataaatccataaaattcctgaattatgtaattaattaatagttaaatataaattattaagttgaattttgaaagtatacaaattatacaatcatattttttttttctataattaattataatttgattcagTTAAATTCGTTTAACCGAAAAATATTTTGTTGGCCTTtccaaattaaaatataaattgatATGAAAGCGAGTTTCTTCGAAaagaaaaagtttaatttttttatatttaaaataaaatcgagattcaaattttgaatatgctAATTttgtttaaaatctaaaaatattcttaaaactgTAAAATAAgggtttgaattttgaaattattcaaaaatcaaaacaaTAAAATTGTGATCTgatctttttcaaaataaagcACAAGATttctaatttcaaaaattctgTTTGGATGCGTATTTTTAAAAAAAcgtatttttattgaaattttgaatttctaatattcaaattttaaaattatgaactttttacttattttaaaaataattttaaaattaaaaataagaattttttttaaaatgttaaatttttttaaaaaaatgtgacatgaaatttcttttccaaaatcaaacaaaaatttTATCTCTTCAATTCTCTATTATctcctaaaataaaaaatttaaatatatacaagattcatatctcttaaaaaatattaaattttaaaaaatagatattATCTCTTTTTAACTCAAGATTCactctgcattttttttttgtcacaCACGCCATGGGAAATTCTCATCCAAAGTTCAACAGCAATGCCCATGAAAAGCCCCtcgaggaagaagaagaagaacaccaAAATCCTTCCACATTCACTTGTGAAATATGCATAGAACCCAATACGTCGAGTCGGAAGTTCAAGAATGGGGGAGCCTGCTGTCACCCATTCTGTGCCGACTGCATCGCCCAGTACGTCCACGTCACCGTCGCCGACCACGGCTTTCCCGATGTTATATGTCCCGGCCTGAGATGCGGACGCCTCCTGGACCCCCTCGCTTGCCGGCAGATACTTCCGGCGGAGCTCTTCGTGAAATGGTGCGACCTCCTCTGCGAGAAGGCCGTTGTTAGGCTCGAAAAGTGCTACTGCCCCTACCGCGATTGCTCCGCCCTGATCGTCGACGAGTGCGGCAGGCGCGGAGGGAGGAAGAGCTCGGAGTGCCCCGTGTGCCGGAGAGGGTACTGTTTCCGGTGCAAGGTCCCCTGGCACGCCGGGTACCGGTGCCGGGAAAGTGGGGAAGTCAGAGACCCGAACGACGTCATGTTTGGGGAATTGATGGAAAGGAAGGAGTGGGTGAGATGTCCTGTGTGTGGACACTGCGTTGAGCTTCGCTCTGgttgccctaaggtcatttgcagGTATTCAACTGGAAGCTCAGATTTTTCCTAAACAATGGCTTCAAAAACTTCCCCTTTTTGAAATTAGGCTTTCACTTTGTATCATTTCATCCaaattttgattattattattattattatttttggcgAAAACTTAAAAAAGGTAAGTGCCTttcaccttctttttttttttaataaaaaaatctcGTAAGAGTTAAGTGTTCATGATGAATGTATTTGTTCCTAGACTTGGTATTAGATTTGATTTATTAAATTTTAGAATTGATGAAGGGTGTGGGGATGTGGATGCAGGTGTGGGACAGAATTCTGCTATGCATGTGGAGGGAAGATTTCATCATCATCTTGTTCATCTTACTTAAGGTCAGGGTGTAGGTGCAACTGGTGGAATTGGGATCCCTTTCATGACTTCATGGTGCTCTATCTTTGCCTAGTTGCTGTGGCTTTGTTGCTTGTGGTTTGTTCCATGACTGTAATAGGTGCATCAGACTCCAATGGCTAaccatgccccccccccccccccctctcccccGAGCAAAAAAAACTTAGATCATGGATTTGAACATTAACACTAGTTGACACATGCACAAATACAGGCTATGTGTCTTTGGAAACAGTATGGAAGCTCccgtcactctctctctctccaaattaTTCTGACATGGATGTATGAATGAGATAGTCATTTGTTAATGGAATAACTAGTATTTAGAAATGATGTATGATAAAATTAGAGACTATGAGCAAAAGTCCAACTCAATATTTCAGTTTTTATACAATGCTGGATGGTTTACTTAGGCCAACAATGtactttcttttttaaaaaaataaaataaaataaggaagCCCCCCTCTTGTACTTGCAATGAATCTTGGAGCTCAAGGCCAAGTTTCGATAATGTACTTTCTTCGGAGTTATTTGGAAGACTTGCCATCCTACTAAGATTCATTCTAAATTTACCTTTCTTAGTATTAATGTTAGTCATACTCGTCTCTTTTCACAATCTTACACACCAACAACACTTTGATTATAGATACAAATTTCCAATTTTGAATGGTTAGATACCATTATttatgttgaagattaaacttgagaacagtgagacggtggcagcaaaaatttgactgcagaagcttcatcaaccggcagcccacctccattgaagttaagcaaaatttggccaccaaccttaccaaactagccaccattgttgattatttgttttctgtaattgctataaataggtgagtgtgtgtgcattatatatgtgtggtgtgttgagagtggaaagccagtgagtgagcgagagattttgtttttgaattcctCTTATTTTccagattgaaatatatttgtttagtatttatcctcactgagtttcagtcacatccagtgactgagcgttcctctccacccatcagtggtatcagagcgtccagaAATGCTGAAATCTGCCAAACAGaggcaaacaaagaaaaaatctgattttctcccagttttgaagttgctcaaaattcaaaattgagccTATCATTTTGAAATTCGATTCAAGACGATTCCAAAggtgaaaaccacgtctcaaacgGACACCGGAGGACTCCTCACGCGCTTCCACGCACTTCCCACGAAGACAGCGCTCCTCCCACGCGCCGACGAAGACTCCGGCAGACCGCTACACGCGCCTCACGCGCCTGCACGCGTCTTCTTTGCCCGATTTGCGGCTAGGATCCGCGACCCGCAAACCGGATCCGTACCTGAGACTTGACCTGCACCGACCCGCTCCAGCAGCGGACACGCAGCACGTGCAGAGAACGCCACGTGGCGTAACGGGATCATTAACGCCGTTAAAAGGCCGTTAAGTTAAACTGGTTAGTTTaaaaaattcaccagaatttcctatagtcggttcagtgatttttggaccggttctttgcaaaccaaaaccggttcctaaggtttttcaatcttttgaatttattggtggcattagatttaccaaaatTAGTCCCCATCtctctgttttttatatattaaattcgatggctaacggtaccATCCAAttggtcattccaaaattgacccgagagaattatgacaattggtccattcaaatgagagcccttctaggttctcagaatgtcatggacatcgttgaagatgggtacagagaaagcccatcaaaagaagtcgaagcagTTATGcccgatgctcaaagaacgaccttgcgagccgatcgaaagaaagattgcaaggcaaaatccataatctaccaaggccttgatgaggccacgttcgaaatcatcgccttcgcgaagacatctaaagaagtctgggactctctccatcgaacacacaaaggtgcagataaagtaaaaaagatacatcttcagacattgcgaggtgagttcgaatctctaaaAATGAAGTCTATTGAATCCATtgcagactactatacacgagtaatggtagtatcaaatcaaatgagaagaaatggagagattctcaatgacgagagaatttgtgaaaaaattttgcgatctttagatctaaaatatgattatatagctgtgaccctaaaagaaacaaaagacttggaaacaatgtctgtagaagaacttgtgggcttactccaagcccatgagcaaaaagtcaatagaagaagtgatgataaagcattggagcaagctctccaaacgaagttgtccctcattacagatagatacgacaaaggggggacatcacaacaaggaagaggacgagaccgaggatctcgtggaagaaattctgaaAATTTTAACtctagagaaggtggcagaggcagaagaggtcccactagaggaggaagAAATCAACAGAGTTATGTCCtacaaggcagaggacaaggaagaagaggaggatacaataatcgctataatgtagacaaaagaaacattcaatgctacaattgtcacaagtatgggcactatagcaatgaatgttgggggcgacaacaagaaaaggttagcgaggaggccaaccttgccgaaactgatcacgcaaatggagagtcgttgatgctgatggcacacaatgcaactcctcaggaccagagtgtttggtaccttgattctggagccagcaaccatatgactggcagaaagaacctattctttgaacttgatgagaaagttcagggggagatctctttcggcaataattctaaaatcccagtccaagggagaggagatgtttcaTCAAACAAAAGTCtagagatcatgcttacatctccaacgtctactatgtgccagccatgaacactaatatacttagtctcggacagctcgtggagagaggctatcgaattagcctcaatgataagcagatggtgataatagatgctcgaggaaagcttattactcgagttcaaatggcaaagaatcgaatatTTCTGCTcaccatccaacatgatacgccaaggtgtttgagcgctatcattaatgacaaagactggctatggcatctaaggtatgggcatctaaactttgaaagtttgaaacaattgggaagcaagaagatggtgaagggcttacccaatatccatcatccaaatgtgatatgtgaaaacTGTATTTTGAGTaagcaacacagaaacagctttggaaagcaagccgactggaaCTCAACCATGCTGCTCCAggtaatacacacagatgtgtgtggtccactaagacctttttcgaatggacagaatcgatacttcttcaccttcatcgatgactacagaaggaagacctgggtctacttcttgaaaaggaagtcagaggtattcgatacgttcaaagagttcaaaactcttgtggagaaacagagtggctaccgcatcaagttactccggtcagaccaaggagaagaacctacacagacaagagaagtggctatcgagccacaagttcccgagctgcagacacctccataTGGTTCACCACaaaggaatgaagctccatcaccaatagagcgtgaaatctcagacatgagacctagaggagctcgaaatctagccgacctgtatgaaactacagaaccaatagaagagtatgttactctatactgtcTATTGTTGACAAGAGACCCAATTAGATTTGAGGAAGCCaacgaagaagaaaaatggagaaaagcgatggatgaggagattcaattcATCGAAAAGAataagacttgggagttgacaaatctcccaaagggccgcaaaaccattggtgtgaaatgggtctacaaggccaaaaagaatgctcaaggagaagtttagagatacaaagcaagacttgtcgccaaaggctacaagcaaaaagaagggattgattatggagaaatctttgccccagttgccagacttgaaaccatcagattacttatttcactttcagcacaaaatggatggaaaatTTACCAGCTGAACGTGAAATCAGCATTTTTGAACagttttctggaagaagagatttatatcgatcaaccacctggatatgtcaAGAAGgacaaagaagatagagtgtacaagttgaagaaagcactctatggcttgaagcaagcacctcgtgcgtggaacatgaggatcgatgactacttccagaagaatggatttgagaagtgtccctacgagcatgcactatacataaagatggagacagatggaagcatgctgatagcttgcctatatgttgatgatctaatcttcaccggcaacaatccagagatgtttgccgctttcacaaggagcatggtcaaagaattcgaaatgacggatattggctagatggctcacttccttggcatagaagtcgtgcaaagcgagaaaggaattttcatctcccagagccactatgcaaaagaagtattgaagaagtttgggatggacaaatgcaacccagtGACAACTCTAGTTGAAatgggattggagttgagaaagaatgagcaaggagatgttgaccccacatatttcaagagtttagttggaagcttgaggtatttgacgtgcaccagaccagatatactctatggagttggacttgtcagcaggtacatggagactcctgaccagtcccacctgaatgcagcgaaaagGATATTCCGATATGTCaaaggtaccatcaccgatggtatgttttattcatcaagaggtgattgcaaacttatcggctattcagatagcgattggggaagagattttgatgaaagaaaaagtacgacgggattcacattttttATGGGAGATACATcgtttacatggtcttcgaaGAAACAACCCATCGTAacattgtcatcatgtgaagctgagtatgttgctgccagctcggctgtttgtcatggtatatggattaggaatgtactaaagtatctgggatttcttgAATATAAACCCATACAAGTttacatcgacaaccgatcagcgattgcacttgcgaaaaatccagtttaccatgaaagaagcaaacatattgatactcggtatcattttatcagggagcatgtcaaaaataaagaagtggaattgatatcttgcagaacgtatgatcagattgctgacattttcacaaaaccactcaggcatgatatttttgcaagactgaagataatgctcggaatgacaaagttaggagagtcaaatttaaggggggatgttgaagattaaacttgagaacagtgggacggtggcagcaaaaatttgactgcagaagcttcatcaaccggcagcccacctccattgaagttaagcaaaatttggccaccaaccttaccaaactagccaccattgttgattatttgttttctgtaattgctataaataggtgagtgtgtgtgcattgtatatgtaacgtccctcaatttcttaatataaaatatcacataataaataaaatggttaacccgaacctgtgggtagcggggacacctgtcatacacagcggaaaacctagcagcagtacacataaaatctcaaacatccagttataaaatataataataataataatatatttaattaatattaataataatatattttattaataaataaaaataaattttaattaattttttttcttttttttctttttctttttaaatctgattaattaattaattaatttttttaaatttttttttattctttaattctttaattctaaatttttttttttttttttttggaaatcaatccactaatcttttatatctctttttggggtttttacattctcccatccttataaaaatttcgtcctcgaaatttgccattcccctATTTCCCTTCTTTAGTGAAAACACTTctaatttttattgattaccctcacttatggcggaggaataccgtggttacaacgagggctctgagagattacaactattcaaaattctctcaaaaccattcacgtttcaaaactaaaaactctatctatctcacgttacactatacaaataaaaactacaatactattccattcacttgactggctcagcTCTACACTCAAccgaataagtgcggatatctctggcgcatttgattctctaattcccaagaagcctcctcaatggcatggttgcgccatagaacttttaccaatggaatcttctttgtgcgtagttcctgttccttctagtcaagaatctgcactggcacttcctcataagctaaagtatcacccaactccagtgcttcatatctaatcacatgggaggggtttgggacgtatttcctcaacatagaaacgtggaatacgtcatggatcctagataggaccggtggtaatgccaaacgataggcaactggacccactctctcaagaatctcgaatggtccaatatacctagggctcagcttacccttcctcccgaacctcataacacccttcagcggtgccaccttcaggaacacgtgatctcctgtgtcaaactccaattctcgccgacgagtatcagcataactcttctgccggcactgcgctgtcctgatcctgtctctgatgagtctgactttatcttgagtctgctgtatcagctttgGCCCTaatacctgtctctcaccaacctcatcccagtacaatggggatcgacacctcctgccatacagtgcctcatatggtgccattccaatgctggcctggtagctgttgttatacgcaaactcaactaatgacaaatactgcatccaacgaccttcaaaatccagcacacatgctcgtagcatatcctccaaaatctgtatcgtcctctttatctgtccatctatctgagaatgaaaagctgtgctgaacaacaactgagaacccatggccccttgcagacttttccaaaaacgagatgtaaaccgtgggtctctatctgaaactatagacactgggatgccgtggagtctaactatcccCTGGATGTATAattcagccaatctgtccatggagtagctaactctaatcggcaaaaagtgggcagttttcgtcaatcgatccaccactacccaaataacgtcctgtccatgcaacactggtggtaatcctgagacgaaatccattgctatatgctcccacttccactcaggaatgtggagtggctgcaacgatcccgccggtctctgatgctcagccttcacttgctggcacgtcaaacattgacccacaaactgagctatctccctcttcatgttgctccaccagaaggactctcggagatccctgtacattttagtgctacccggatgtacagtatatagggatcgatgtgcttcctccagaatgactttcttgatctcaggattggcaggaacacataacctggtatggaacctcagggctccatcatctgaaatgctgaactctaattcctgaccatcctgtacctttcccataagctctactagttctgcatcattcctctgagctgctttaatcctctcctgtagagttggctgcaaaaccaagtcagcaatgaatgcctggtgatcaccctctaccagctccacaccgagcctctccagatccatctgaatcggatgctgaatctccattgcagatacagatgattccactgatttccgactcaaagcatcagcaaccacattagcctttctcgggtggtag
This genomic stretch from Malania oleifera isolate guangnan ecotype guangnan chromosome 3, ASM2987363v1, whole genome shotgun sequence harbors:
- the LOC131151548 gene encoding E3 ubiquitin-protein ligase RSL1-like, with product MGNSHPKFNSNAHEKPLEEEEEEHQNPSTFTCEICIEPNTSSRKFKNGGACCHPFCADCIAQYVHVTVADHGFPDVICPGLRCGRLLDPLACRQILPAELFVKWCDLLCEKAVVRLEKCYCPYRDCSALIVDECGRRGGRKSSECPVCRRGYCFRCKVPWHAGYRCRESGEVRDPNDVMFGELMERKEWVRCPVCGHCVELRSGCPKVICRCGTEFCYACGGKISSSSCSSYLRSGCRCNWWNWDPFHDFMVLYLCLVAVALLLVVCSMTVIGASDSNG